One part of the Vicia villosa cultivar HV-30 ecotype Madison, WI linkage group LG6, Vvil1.0, whole genome shotgun sequence genome encodes these proteins:
- the LOC131614972 gene encoding glycine-rich cell wall structural protein-like, producing MIGIGEGRKVQNCGGRGKGQGAGGGGVGVGGNLGGGVGAGGGTGGSLGGGVSGGGGAGGGAGAGAGGSAKGGVGGGVGAGGSSGVGGGATGGVGAGGGATGGVGGSVGAGGGATGGIGGGAGAGGSAGVGGGVTGGVGAGGGATGGVGGGAGAGGSAGVGGGATGGVGAGGGAIGGVGGTVGGGADAGGGAIGGVSGSAGGRVGAGGGAVGGVGGGAGAGGRVGAGGGIGGSAGTGGGAAGGVGGGATGGVGGSVGGGFNPGGGVGAIGGVGAGGVGVGGGAGGVVGGGAGAGGRVGAGGGVGAGGGAAGGVGGSAGGGIGGGAGAGGGVGGNAGGGVGVGGGVGAGAGGGVGGNAGGGVGAGGGVGGGVGAGGGAAGGVGGSAGGGFSGNVGGGIGAGGGVGGNAGAIGGATGSGGGGGGVGARGGATGGAGVGGGASGGIGIGGGAIGGVGGSAGGGVGAVGGIGGGASAGGAATGGIGGSTNAGGAAAGGVGGNVGGGVGVGGGSNARGTTTRGVNENLRGTKRSDRQI from the coding sequence atgATTGGGATAGGAGAAGGAAGAAAAGTTCAAAACTGTGGCGGTAGAGGAAAAGGCCAAGGTGCAGGAGGAGGTGGTGTTGGTGTAGGAGGAAATTTAGGAGGAGGTGTTGGCGCTGGAGGAGGTACTGGAGGAAGTTTGGGAGGAGGTGTTAGTGGTGGAGGTGGTGCTGGTGGAGGAGCTGGTGCTGGTGCAGGAGGAAGTGCAAAAGGAGGTGTTGGCGGAGGCGTCGGTGCCGGAGGAAGTTCTGGTGTGGGAGGAGGTGCAACAGGGGGTGTTGGTGCCGGAGGAGGTGCAACAGGAGGTGTTGGTGGAAGTGTTGGTGCTGGAGGAGGTGCAACAGGAGGTATTGGTGGAGGTGCTGGTGCAGGAGGAAGTGCTGGTGTGGGAGGAGGTGTAACAGGAGGTGTTGGTGCCGGAGGAGGTGCAACAGGAGGTGTTGGTGGAGGTGCTGGTGCGGGAGGAAGTGCTGGTGTGGGAGGAGGTGCAACAGGAGGTGTTGGTGCCGGAGGAGGTGCAATAGGAGGTGTTGGTGGAACTGTTGGTGGAGGTGCTGATGCGGGAGGAGGTGCAATAGGAGGGGTTAGTGGAAGTGCAGGAGGAAGAGTCGGTGCTGGAGGAGGAGCTGTAGGAGGTGTTGGAGGAGGTGCTGGTGCAGGAGGAAGAGTCGGTGCTGGAGGAGGTATTGGAGGAAGTGCTGGTACGGGAGGAGGTGCTGCAGGAGGTGTTGGTGGAGGTGCAACAGGAGGTGTTGGTGGAAGTGTAGGAGGAGGATTCAATCCTGGAGGAGGTGTTGGTGCGATAGGAGGTGTTGGTGCGGGAGGTGTTGGTGTTGGTGGAGGTGCAGGAGGAGTTGTTGGTGGAGGTGCTGGTGCAGGAGGAAGAGTCGGTGCTGGAGGAGGTGTTGGTGCGGGAGGAGGTGCAGCAGGAGGTGTTGGTGGAAGTGCTGGAGGAGGCATCGGAGGAGGTGCTGGTGCTGGAGGAGGTGTCGGTGGAAATGCAGGAGGAGGAGTCGGTGTTGGAGGAGGAGTCGGTGCTGGTGCAGGAGGAGGTGTTGGTGGAAATGCAGGAGGTGGAGTCGGTGCTGGAGGAGGTGTTGGAGGGGGTGTTGGTGCGGGAGGAGGTGCAGCAGGAGGTGTTGGTGGAAGTGCAGGAGGAGGTTTCAGTGGAAATGTAGGAGGAGGAATCGGTGCTGGAGGAGGTGTTGGAGGAAATGCTGGTGCAATAGGAGGTGCAACAGGAAGTGGCGGCGGAGGAGGAGGTGTTGGTGCGAGAGGAGGTGCAACAGGAGGTGCTGGTGTTGGAGGAGGTGCATCAGGAGGTATTGGCATTGGAGGAGGTGCAATAGGAGGTGTTGGTGGAAGTGCAGGAGGAGGAGTCGGTGCTGTAGGAGGTATTGGAGGAGGTGCTAGTGCGGGAGGAGCTGCAACAGGAGGTATTGGTGGAAGTACTAATGCAGGAGGAGCTGCAGCAGGAGGTGTTGGTGGAAATGTTGGAGGAGGAGTCGGTGTTGGAGGAGGTTCTAATGCGAGAGGAACTACAACAAGAGGTGTCAATGAAAATTTAAGAGGAACAAAAAGAAGTGACCGCCAAATCTAA